Within the Helicoverpa armigera isolate CAAS_96S chromosome 24, ASM3070526v1, whole genome shotgun sequence genome, the region CAGAGAGCACAGTTTTTTTGTGATTTCTGACAGCTGTAAGGAATGTCATTTTAGACGTTAATTTCTTTTCCGTGGTCGTCGCATttggcattttttatttaacaatttatcttagaatattttattttctaattagtTGTTTATTTGATAAAGCCATTCTGTGAGCAAATTACAAAAATGGAAACTACACTTACAACATTCCCTGAGAAGGATATGTGTCCTGTGATCACGGAAGAACTCGGCGCTTTCATAAGAGCCACAAGAGATGCAAAGAAAGTGGCACCGAAGACAGAAGAGCCGAAACCAGAAGAGCCCAAGCCAACGAAAGAAGAACAGATATCACAAGAGGATGCGCAAGCTAAAGCTGAGAAGAAACATGCGATGGAGGCACGGTACAGGGAGCTACCACAGCCTCCCCCGTCACGACCGCAGGACGAAGGACCCTCTAGAAAAGAGTTGCTCGGCCAGGAATTATCAGCCTTGAAACCTGGGCCTGACGGCAAAGTTGACTGGACACCACTCGCAGAGCTCTCAGGCACTAGACCATCGGTAAACAAATATTCTATCAGTAGATACTCTCTGGAAGAATGGAGAAAGCACAATGATAAAGTATTGAGTAAAGAAACTATTAATGAGTCTAATATTATCGACTACAATGCTAAGACGTCTATGATGCAAGCTTTCGGTACCATCGATAAACAACAGTTAGAAAACAACAATAGGCTCAAACAAAAAGCCAAAGATATTTATCGATGGAAGGTTGAGGTAGAACGAGCATGCAAAATGATATCTGACGAAGTCGAATTGCTAGAAATTGAAAGGCAACGTCTTAAAGGCGCATCCAGGGTGTTGATGCTTCCCGAATCAATTTCAAGACAGTGCCTAGAAATGCGTTCCTATCGATCGGAACCAGACCTTGTCGCTGATCTCGCTGATGAACAGCTGGTCAAAGAAATGAAACTTGTTACTGAAGT harbors:
- the LOC110381512 gene encoding tektin-4, translated to METTLTTFPEKDMCPVITEELGAFIRATRDAKKVAPKTEEPKPEEPKPTKEEQISQEDAQAKAEKKHAMEARYRELPQPPPSRPQDEGPSRKELLGQELSALKPGPDGKVDWTPLAELSGTRPSVNKYSISRYSLEEWRKHNDKVLSKETINESNIIDYNAKTSMMQAFGTIDKQQLENNNRLKQKAKDIYRWKVEVERACKMISDEVELLEIERQRLKGASRVLMLPESISRQCLEMRSYRSEPDLVADLADEQLVKEMKLVTEVRETLQTTLNKIEEQMKVNKAAKHRIEFDWCDKTMAYNADTINLSLNAKSNTLLFRPGATRFGDFTAPLEYWEFFCRETIENIETVRQKSVDLRSSLNAILINNGRKLRMQADKTDVALAETVALTTELCTKLKENLIATLQKIADMELLIQELQDAVKKTDAAMKLAQTRLDNRNNWRPHGENVRDQAHLGLIEEVKKIHETVTSLLGQIRNAERVRQDLIAKRKELEKDIASKNETLIIDRERCGKVRSHYPSASELAGF